From Scomber scombrus chromosome 6, fScoSco1.1, whole genome shotgun sequence, the proteins below share one genomic window:
- the gan gene encoding gigaxonin, which produces MPDSGSAETGSKVSDPQHSQKLLRVLRTFWQEKSFHDALLVVDGEELPVQKNILAAASPYIRTKLNYNPPKEDGSMYRIELQGVNMPIMKQILDYIFSGEITLNEDTIQDMVQATDLLLMIDLKSLCCQFLESCITAENCIGIRLFSLHYCLYHVHYTATEFLQTHFRDVALTEEFREMPPDRLCEVLAMEKLNVGNEKHVLEAVVRWFAHDPEDRRVHMKEVMSAVWLQGLDVSYLREQAMGEPLMREVIREHCHPVLGDSQPQGEAMLAAFKPRGYSECIVITGGEDRKSRKPTAVTRCMCPLYDANRQAWIELQPMSVARVGHGVVAAEGFLFVMGGTDEHSTVLDSGEKYDPDSNSWSPIPPLLQARQNFGVVELDGLIYVLGGENGGTELITVEVFDPHLSTWKLQTSMTMIRKVGCYASMNKKIYAMGGGSYGKLFDSVECFDTKTQQWTGLCPLKERRFGSVACGVGQELYVFGGVRSQENDNPEQRHMMTCKSEFYHDEMRRWMFLDDQNLCIQTSSSFVYGAVAIGASIYVVGDLDTGTSFDYIREFRRSTGAWHRTKPMLPTDLSKTTCSALRIANCRLFRLQLNQGMFRIRV; this is translated from the exons ATGCCCGATTCTGGATCTGCTGAAACTGGTTCTAAGGTTTCGGACCCACAACATTCACAGAAACTCCTCAGGGTCCTTCGTACCTTCTGGCAAGAGAAAAGCTTCCATGATGCACTGCTGGTGGTGGATGGAGAGGAGCTTCCTGTGCAGAAAAACATCCTGGCTGCAGCCAGCCCTTACATCAG GACCAAGCTGAACTACAATCCTCCAAAGGAAGATGGGTCTATGTACAGGATTGAGCTGCAGGGGGTCAACATGCCCATCATGAAACAGATCCTGGACTACATCTTCAGTGGTGAA ATCACTTTGAATGAAGACACCATCCAGGATATGGTGCAGGCGACTGACCTGCTCCTCATGATTGATCTCAAGTCCCTGTGCTGCCAGTTCTTGGAAAGCTGCATCACAGCAGAAAACTGCATCGGCATCCGGCTCTTCTCTCTTCACTACTGCCTTTACCACGTCCACTACACTGCAACTGAGTTCCTGCAGACACATTTCCGCGATGTGGCGCTCACAGAGGAGTTCAGGGAGATGCCTCCGGACCGGCTGTGCGAGGTGCTGGCCATGGAGAAGCTGAACGTGGGCAATGAAAAGCACGTGCTGGAGGCTGTGGTGCGATGGTTTGCGCATGACCCAGAGGACCGCAGG GTGCACATGAAGGAGGTGATGTCTGCGGTGTGGCTGCAGGGTCTGGACGTGAGCTACCTGAGAGAGCAG GCTATGGGGGAGCCGCTGATGAGGGAGGTGATCAGGGAGCACTGTCACCCGGTGCTGGGGGACAGTCAGCCGCAGGGCGAGGCCATGCTCGCTGCTTTTAAACCTCGAGGTTACTCTGAGTGTATTGTTATTACCGGAGGAGAGGATCGCAA AAGCAGGAAGCCGACCGCTGTGACACGCTGCATGTGTCCGCTCTACGACGCCAACAGACAGGCCTGGATCGAGCTCCAGCCAATGAGCGTTGCCCGCGTGGGACACGGGGTGGTGGCTGCAG AGGGTTTTCTGTTTGTGATGGGCGGAACAGATGAACACAGCACAGTCCTGGACAGTGGAGAAAAATACGACCCGGACTCCAACAGCTGGAGCCCCATACCCCCACTGCTACAG GCTCGTCAGAACTTTGGCGTGGTGGAGCTTGACGGTCTCATCTACGTTCTCGGGGGAGAGAATGGAGGAACGGAGCTGATCACCGTCGAGGTGTTCGACCCTCACCTCAGTACCTGGAAGTTACAGACCAGCATGACCATGATCCGCAAG gtCGGCTGCTACGCCTCCATGAATAAGAAGATCTACGCCATGGGCGGGGGCTCTTACGGGAAGCTGTTTGACTCTGTCGAATGCTTCGACACCAAAACCCAGCAGTGGACGGGTCTCTGTCCTCTGAAAGAGAGAAG ATTCGGGTCTGTGGCGTGCGGCGTCGGCCAGGAGCTCTACGTATTCGGCGGGGTGAGAAGCCAAGAGAACGACAACCCAGAGCAGCGACACATGATGACCTGCAAGTCCGAGTTCTACCACGATGAGATGAGGAG GTGGATGTTCCTGGACGACCAGAACTTGTGTATCCAGACCAGCTCCTCATTTGTTTATGGGGCAGTCGCGATTGGAGCTAGCATCTATGTGGTGGGAGACTTGGACACGG GCACGAGCTTCGACTACATCCGCGAGTTTCGGCGCAGCACTGGGGCCTGGCATCGCACCAAGCCCATGTTACCCACCGACCTCTCCAAAACCACCTGCTCCGCCCTGCGCATCGCCAACTGTCGACTCTTCCGCCTTCAGCTTAACCAGGGCATGTTCCGAATCCGAGTCTGA